One Deinococcus grandis DNA window includes the following coding sequences:
- a CDS encoding TrmH family RNA methyltransferase has protein sequence MSATEVITSLQNAHVKRLVRLRGRREREQDGVILIEGAREIARAVTSGIKLSAVYSTPELHSPEGETLAPTLHAPTHLLSRAAFEKVSGRENPDGLLALAPTPARPLPEPGAQAVTVVLHGLEKPGNVGAILRSADAAGADSVIVLGRGADPYGPNVIRSSQGSVFTLPVAVMSEDEAQAWLQERDFTTFACTPDAGRAYWDAPLTGRVALLLGTEHEGLPEHWRRTDHSVSIPMDASRGADSLNVATAAALMLFECARQRRARSGP, from the coding sequence ATGAGTGCCACCGAAGTCATCACCTCCCTGCAGAACGCGCACGTCAAGCGGCTCGTGCGCCTGCGGGGCCGCCGCGAACGCGAACAGGACGGCGTGATCCTGATCGAGGGCGCCCGCGAGATCGCCCGCGCCGTCACCAGCGGCATCAAGCTGAGTGCCGTGTACAGCACCCCCGAGCTGCACAGCCCGGAAGGGGAGACCCTGGCCCCCACCCTGCACGCCCCCACACACCTGCTGTCCCGCGCGGCCTTCGAGAAGGTCAGCGGCCGCGAGAACCCGGACGGCCTGCTGGCCCTGGCCCCCACCCCCGCGCGGCCCCTGCCGGAACCCGGCGCGCAGGCCGTGACGGTCGTGCTGCACGGCCTGGAAAAACCCGGGAACGTCGGCGCGATCCTGCGCAGCGCCGACGCCGCCGGGGCGGACAGCGTGATCGTCCTGGGGCGCGGCGCCGACCCCTACGGCCCGAACGTGATCCGCTCCTCGCAGGGCAGCGTGTTCACCCTGCCGGTCGCCGTGATGAGCGAGGACGAGGCGCAGGCGTGGCTACAGGAGCGGGACTTCACGACCTTCGCGTGCACCCCGGACGCCGGGCGCGCCTACTGGGACGCGCCGCTGACCGGCCGCGTGGCGCTGCTGCTGGGCACCGAACACGAGGGCCTGCCCGAACACTGGCGCCGCACCGACCACAGCGTCAGCATCCCCATGGACGCCAGCCGCGGCGCGGACTCGCTGAACGTCGCCACGGCCGCCGCGCTGATGCTCTTCGAATGCGCCCGGCAGCGCCGCGCCCGGAGCGGACCGTGA
- a CDS encoding YchJ family protein: MPLAYPPFKSCPCGSGRSYGHCCGPLHAGQAAATPEALMRSRYAAYALGDSAYVQRTWHPDTRPATLDLRDGTRYLGLRVHGAQGDEVTFTAQLRLPDGERYALRERSRFTQLGGAWVYVDGDTPDA, from the coding sequence ATGCCCCTCGCGTACCCCCCGTTCAAGTCGTGTCCCTGCGGTTCCGGGCGGAGTTACGGGCACTGCTGCGGCCCGCTGCACGCCGGTCAGGCGGCCGCCACCCCGGAGGCGCTGATGCGCTCGCGCTACGCGGCGTACGCCCTGGGCGACAGCGCGTACGTGCAGCGCACCTGGCATCCGGACACCCGCCCCGCCACGCTGGACCTGCGCGACGGCACCCGCTACCTGGGCCTGCGCGTGCACGGGGCGCAGGGGGACGAGGTGACCTTCACGGCGCAGCTGCGCCTGCCGGACGGCGAGCGGTACGCCCTGCGGGAACGCAGCCGCTTCACGCAGCTGGGCGGCGCGTGGGTGTACGTGGATGGCGACACCCCCGACGCCTGA
- the msrA gene encoding peptide-methionine (S)-S-oxide reductase MsrA, with protein MTSNSAGQQQAILAGGCFWCTEAVLKDVRGVQKIESGYIGGHTPNPDYRSVCSGATGHAEAVRVTFDPAQVSYRDLLGLFFATHDPTSLNRQGADVGTQYRSAVFPLTPEQEAQTREVIADLTAQDVFGKPIVTTVEPASEFFVAEEYHQNYYENNPRQPYCMAVIAPKVAKMRQYYSDRLRA; from the coding sequence ATGACTTCCAACAGCGCGGGACAGCAGCAGGCGATTCTGGCCGGAGGCTGCTTCTGGTGCACCGAGGCCGTCCTGAAGGACGTGCGCGGCGTGCAGAAGATCGAGAGCGGCTACATCGGCGGGCACACGCCCAACCCCGACTACCGCAGCGTGTGCAGCGGCGCGACCGGGCACGCCGAGGCGGTCCGCGTGACCTTCGACCCCGCGCAGGTGTCGTACAGGGATCTGCTGGGCCTGTTCTTCGCCACGCACGACCCCACCAGCCTCAACCGGCAGGGCGCGGACGTGGGCACCCAGTACCGCAGCGCCGTGTTCCCCCTGACCCCCGAACAGGAGGCCCAGACGCGTGAGGTGATCGCCGACCTGACCGCGCAGGACGTGTTCGGCAAGCCCATCGTGACGACCGTCGAGCCCGCCAGCGAGTTCTTCGTCGCCGAGGAGTACCACCAGAACTACTACGAGAACAACCCGCGCCAGCCGTACTGCATGGCCGTCATCGCGCCCAAGGTGGCGAAGATGAGGCAGTACTACAGCGACCGCCTGCGCGCGTAA
- the icd gene encoding NADP-dependent isocitrate dehydrogenase, producing MDKHITVPAQGEKITMKDGKLHVPNHPVIPFVEGDGTGPDIWRASVRVLDAAVEIAYGGERKIEWMEVYAGEKSLEVYGENEWLPQSTVNAFNEYLFGIKGPLTTPVGTGIRSINVALRQELDLYACVRPVQYFDGVPSPVKRPQDVDMVIFRENTEDIYAGIEYKAGTDEADKVRGFLMREMGVKKIRFPDSSSFGIKPVSKEGTERLVRAAIQYAIDNGRKSVAIVHKGNIMKFTEGGFRDWGYELAKREFGAVEIDGGPWCQLPNGIVIKDVIADNFLQQILLRPTDYDVIATLNLNGDYVSDALAAQVGGIGIAPGANINYVTGHAIFEATHGTAPKYAGKDVINPSSVILSGEMMLRYMGWTEAADLILKGLDDTIQQKVVTYDFARNMDGATEVKTSVFGDKIIENMKARKA from the coding sequence ATGGATAAGCACATCACGGTGCCCGCGCAGGGCGAGAAGATCACGATGAAAGACGGCAAGCTGCACGTGCCGAACCACCCCGTCATTCCCTTCGTGGAAGGCGACGGCACCGGCCCCGACATCTGGCGCGCCAGTGTCCGCGTCCTCGACGCCGCGGTCGAGATCGCCTACGGCGGCGAGCGCAAGATCGAGTGGATGGAAGTCTACGCCGGTGAGAAGAGCCTCGAGGTGTACGGCGAGAACGAGTGGCTGCCCCAGAGCACCGTGAACGCCTTCAACGAGTACCTGTTCGGTATCAAGGGCCCGCTGACCACCCCGGTCGGCACCGGCATCCGCAGCATCAACGTGGCGCTGCGTCAGGAACTCGACCTGTACGCCTGCGTGCGCCCCGTGCAGTACTTCGACGGCGTGCCCAGCCCCGTCAAGCGCCCCCAGGACGTGGACATGGTGATCTTCCGCGAGAACACCGAGGACATCTACGCCGGGATCGAGTACAAGGCCGGGACCGACGAGGCCGACAAGGTCCGCGGCTTCCTGATGCGCGAGATGGGCGTCAAGAAGATCCGCTTCCCGGACAGCTCCTCGTTCGGGATCAAGCCAGTGTCGAAGGAAGGCACCGAGCGTCTGGTGCGCGCCGCGATCCAGTACGCGATCGACAACGGCCGCAAGAGCGTCGCCATCGTCCACAAGGGCAACATCATGAAGTTCACCGAAGGCGGCTTCCGCGACTGGGGTTACGAGCTCGCCAAGCGTGAATTCGGCGCCGTGGAGATCGACGGTGGCCCCTGGTGCCAGCTGCCGAACGGCATCGTCATCAAGGACGTCATCGCCGACAACTTCCTGCAGCAGATCCTGCTGCGCCCCACCGACTACGACGTGATCGCCACGCTGAACCTGAACGGCGACTACGTCAGCGACGCGCTGGCCGCGCAGGTCGGCGGGATCGGCATCGCGCCCGGCGCGAACATCAACTACGTGACCGGCCACGCCATCTTCGAGGCGACCCACGGCACCGCGCCGAAGTACGCCGGGAAGGACGTCATCAACCCCAGCTCCGTGATCCTCAGCGGCGAGATGATGCTGCGCTACATGGGCTGGACCGAGGCCGCCGACCTGATCCTGAAGGGTCTGGACGACACCATCCAGCAGAAGGTCGTGACCTACGACTTCGCCCGCAACATGGACGGCGCGACCGAAGTGAAGACCAGCGTCTTCGGGGACAAGATCATCGAGAACATGAAGGCCCGCAAAGCCTGA
- a CDS encoding prohibitin family protein, producing MTDQKSRATPKLTVRPNRRAALILGGLLIAGVLVAQSVKVVPAGYVGVAFSALSGVKGQPLQEGVHFLVPFVDHVTLYDAKLQEVTLAHNIQDGDEGAIRARSKEGLEITADVTVQFRVDRAKAAQLHKELGRDYVRTVIRPQVRSKVRDAIGQFSAADIISTQRQQVEASITNALRQVFQQNNLTLDSVLLRELRIPDSVAKAIEQKQTAEQQVAVERNKLQQANIAAQRAVVEAEGAAKASVAKARGEAEALSLRGRALRENPQLIQLTVAEKLSPGIQTVMLPSDGNFLLDVGNLTGRSATPKP from the coding sequence ATGACCGACCAGAAGAGCCGCGCCACCCCGAAGCTCACCGTCCGCCCGAACCGCCGCGCCGCGCTGATCCTGGGCGGGCTGCTCATCGCGGGGGTGCTGGTCGCGCAGAGCGTGAAGGTCGTCCCCGCCGGGTACGTGGGCGTGGCGTTCAGCGCCCTGAGCGGCGTGAAGGGCCAGCCGCTGCAGGAGGGCGTGCACTTCCTCGTGCCGTTCGTGGATCACGTGACGCTGTACGACGCGAAACTGCAGGAGGTCACGCTGGCGCACAACATCCAGGACGGGGACGAGGGCGCCATCCGCGCGCGCAGCAAGGAGGGCCTGGAGATCACGGCGGACGTGACCGTGCAGTTCCGGGTGGACCGCGCCAAGGCCGCGCAGCTGCACAAGGAACTCGGCCGCGACTACGTCCGCACCGTGATCCGCCCGCAGGTGCGCAGCAAGGTCCGCGACGCGATCGGGCAGTTCAGCGCCGCCGACATCATCAGCACGCAGCGCCAGCAGGTCGAGGCGAGCATCACGAACGCCCTGCGGCAGGTGTTCCAGCAGAACAACCTCACGCTGGACAGCGTCCTGCTGCGCGAACTGCGCATCCCGGACAGCGTCGCCAAGGCCATCGAGCAGAAGCAGACCGCCGAGCAGCAGGTCGCGGTGGAACGCAACAAGCTGCAGCAGGCGAACATCGCCGCGCAGCGCGCCGTCGTGGAGGCCGAGGGCGCCGCGAAGGCGTCGGTCGCCAAGGCGCGCGGCGAGGCCGAGGCGCTCTCGCTGCGCGGCCGCGCGCTGCGCGAGAACCCGCAGCTGATCCAGCTGACCGTCGCGGAGAAACTGTCCCCCGGGATCCAGACGGTCATGCTGCCCAGTGACGGGAACTTCCTGCTGGACGTCGGGAACCTGACCGGCCGTTCCGCCACCCCGAAACCATGA
- the bshA gene encoding N-acetyl-alpha-D-glucosaminyl L-malate synthase BshA, whose translation MKVAVLCHASAGGSGVVATELGLQVARAGHEVHFVGAAQPFRLTGQRCVSGPYFHQVGGYAYALFDQPYPELAAANTLTAVIEEYGVELSHAHYAIPHATAAIHARAITGRSRVITTLHGTDVTLVGQEPAFRSTTRHAIERSDRVTAVSHYLAAHTREMFGVDREIDVIHNFVDSDRFVRVTDPAVRARFAHPDEALLVHVSNFRPVKRACDVVEVFARVASEIPARLLMIGDGPERPRAMELAQTRGVIGRTHFLGSFPDVETVLGISDLFVLPSQQESFGLAALEAMSCEVPVVASRAGGIPEVVQDGVNGFLADVGDVDTMADRALQILRNRDLYLSLGQAGRRAAAEQFHPSVIVPQYLAAYERTLA comes from the coding sequence GTGAAGGTCGCGGTGTTGTGTCACGCCAGCGCCGGCGGGTCCGGGGTGGTCGCGACCGAACTGGGGTTGCAGGTGGCCCGCGCCGGGCACGAGGTGCATTTCGTGGGCGCGGCGCAGCCGTTCCGCCTGACGGGGCAGCGCTGCGTGAGTGGCCCGTACTTTCATCAGGTGGGCGGGTACGCGTACGCGCTGTTCGACCAGCCGTACCCGGAACTCGCGGCGGCGAACACCCTGACGGCCGTCATCGAGGAGTACGGCGTGGAACTCTCGCACGCGCACTACGCGATTCCGCACGCCACGGCGGCCATTCACGCGCGGGCCATCACGGGCCGCTCGCGGGTGATCACGACGCTGCACGGCACGGACGTGACCCTGGTGGGCCAGGAGCCCGCGTTCCGCTCCACGACCCGGCACGCGATCGAGCGCAGCGACCGGGTGACGGCGGTGTCGCATTACCTCGCGGCGCACACGCGGGAGATGTTCGGCGTGGACCGCGAGATCGACGTGATCCACAATTTCGTGGACAGTGACCGCTTCGTGCGGGTGACCGACCCGGCGGTGCGGGCCCGCTTCGCGCATCCGGACGAGGCGCTGCTGGTGCACGTCAGCAACTTCCGGCCGGTGAAGCGCGCGTGTGACGTGGTGGAGGTCTTCGCGCGGGTGGCGTCCGAGATCCCGGCGCGGCTGCTGATGATCGGGGACGGTCCGGAGCGGCCCAGGGCGATGGAGCTGGCGCAGACGCGCGGTGTGATCGGCCGCACGCACTTCCTGGGGTCCTTCCCGGACGTGGAGACGGTGCTGGGCATCAGTGACCTGTTCGTGCTGCCCAGTCAGCAGGAGAGTTTCGGGCTGGCGGCCCTGGAGGCCATGAGCTGCGAGGTGCCGGTCGTCGCCTCGCGCGCCGGGGGCATTCCGGAGGTCGTGCAGGACGGCGTGAACGGCTTCCTGGCGGACGTGGGGGACGTGGACACCATGGCGGACCGGGCGCTGCAGATCCTGCGCAACCGCGACCTGTACCTGAGCCTGGGGCAGGCGGGGCGCCGCGCGGCGGCCGAGCAGTTCCACCCGTCGGTGATCGTGCCGCAGTACCTCGCGGCGTACGAGCGCACGCTGGCGTAG